A stretch of Telopea speciosissima isolate NSW1024214 ecotype Mountain lineage chromosome 11, Tspe_v1, whole genome shotgun sequence DNA encodes these proteins:
- the LOC122646110 gene encoding zinc finger-containing ubiquitin peptidase 1 isoform X6, with protein sequence MFSSCPFCNQTIPLPELEWHANNHFVEEELSRDMELAKLIALAPEESPSSLADEHMNGEKPLSSVSGETLEATTSTSSGNTTDPGESCIEEHVSCLVKLQIRSTFHKVEGGLMDLLKKCLELENGRSTTILSGHVDHFQSIKSEDSGWGCGWRNIQMLSSHLITQRQEVRKIIFGGSGFVPDIPSLQRWLEIAWKKGFDAVGSNTFNQKIYGTRKWIGTTECATLFRSFGLRARIVDFGRKEIPRTEFVQTNGRDKRKVELVYGPMDKFLLNRHHDGPKARIIKHEDGKTSSVQNGSENELDASLMVINDNVPDHDELGTHLMGMTKGHQVLVDWVWKYFSEKSNKMGIPQRVIISDKTRPLYFQHFGHSRTVVGIQVQRQRPGIPERYFLIVLDPGHRTVELESSLKKNVGWQRFIKRGVHTLKKPQYQLCFVDPGIAQVEEMEQLKTIDSIYFES encoded by the exons ATGTTTTCATCATGTCCCTTCTGTAATCAAACCATTCCCTTACCAGAACTCGAATG GCATGCCAACAATCATTTCGTAGAGGAGGAGCTTTCAAGGGACATGGAGTTAGCTAAACTCATTGCCTTAGCCCCTGAAGAAAGCCCTTCTAGCCTCGCT GATGAACATATGAATGGAGAAAAACCATTATCTTCTGTTTCTGGAGAGACTCTGGAAGCTACTACCTCGACTTCTAGTGGCAACACAACTGATCCTGGTGAAAGCTGTATTGAAGAACATGTGTCTTGCTTGGTAAAACTGCAGATTAGAAGCACTTTTCACAAAGTTGAAGGTGGTCTCATGGACTTGTTGAAGAAGTGTTTGGAACTGGAAAATGGACGTTCCACCACTATTTTATCTGGGCATGTTGATCATTTTCAGAGCATTAAATCAGAGGATTCTGGCTGGGGTTGTGGATGGCGTAATATTCAAATGCTGAGCTCTCATTTGATAACACAAAGGCAGGAAGTAAGGAAAATAATTTTTGGCGGTTCAGGATTTGTTCCGGATATCCCATCACTTCAGAGATGGCTTGAGATTGCTTGGAAAAAAGGTTTTGATGCAGTTGGCTCAAATACATTTAACCAAAAAATTTATGGCACAAGAAAATGGATTGGAACCACTGAATGTGCTACCCTCTTCCGTTCTTTTGGGCTTCGGGCACGCATAGTAGATTTCGGTAGGAAGGAAATTCCAAGGACAGAGTTTGTGCAAACCAATGGTAGAGATAAGAGGAAAGTAGAACTTGTTTATGGACCAATGGACAAGTTTCTACTTAACAGACACCATGATGGTCCAAAAGCAAGAATCATCAAGCATGAGGACGGTAAAACTTCTAGTGTTCAGAATGGGAGTGAGAATGAATTGGACGCTTCCCTCATGGTAATCAATGATAACGTGCCAGATCATGATGAGCTTGGTACCCATCTGATGGGCATGACTAAAGGTCATCAAGTTCTTGTTGATTGGGTATGGAAATATTTTTCTGAGAAGTCCAACAAGATGGGAATTCCTCAACGTGTTATTATCAGTGATAAAAC CAGGCCATTGTACTTCCAGCATTTTGGCCATTCAAGAACAGTTGTTGGGATTCAAGTCCAAAGACAGCGTCCTGGGATTCCAGAACGATACTTCCTCATAGTTTTAGATCCTGGTCAT AGAACAGTGGAGTTAGAAAGTTCACTTAAGAAAAATGTTGGCTGGCAAAGATTTATAAAAAGAGGGGTACACACACTGAAGAAGCCCCAGTACCAG ctATGTTTTGTTGATCCTGGGATTGCACAAGTGGAGGAGATGGAGCAGCTCAAGACCATAGATAGTATATATTTTGAATCTTAG
- the LOC122646110 gene encoding uncharacterized protein LOC122646110 isoform X5: MFSSCPFCNQTIPLPELEWHANNHFVEEELSRDMELAKLIALAPEESPSSLADELARDMELAKLIAFAPEESPASFPDEHMNGEKPLSSVSGETLEATTSTSSGNTTDPGESCIEEHVSCLVKLQIRSTFHKVEGGLMDLLKKCLELENGRSTTILSGHVDHFQSIKSEDSGWGCGWRNIQMLSSHLITQRQEVRKIIFGGSGFVPDIPSLQRWLEIAWKKGFDAVGSNTFNQKIYGTRKWIGTTECATLFRSFGLRARIVDFGRKEIPRTEFVQTNGRDKRKVELVYGPMDKFLLNRHHDGPKARIIKHEDGKTSSVQNGSENELDASLMVINDNVPDHDELGTHLMGMTKGHQVLVDWVWKYFSEKSNKMGIPQRVIISDKTRPLYFQHFGHSRTVVGIQVQRQRPGIPERYFLIVLDPGHRTVELESSLKKNVGWQRFIKRGVHTLKKPQYQLCFVDPGIAQVEEMEQLKTIDSIYFES; encoded by the exons ATGTTTTCATCATGTCCCTTCTGTAATCAAACCATTCCCTTACCAGAACTCGAATG GCATGCCAACAATCATTTCGTAGAGGAGGAGCTTTCAAGGGACATGGAGTTAGCTAAACTCATTGCCTTAGCCCCTGAAGAAAGCCCTTCTAGCCTCGCT GATGAGCTTGCGAGGGACATGGAGTTAGCCAAACTCATTGCCTTTGCTCCTGAAGAAAGCCCTGCTAGCTTCCCT GATGAACATATGAATGGAGAAAAACCATTATCTTCTGTTTCTGGAGAGACTCTGGAAGCTACTACCTCGACTTCTAGTGGCAACACAACTGATCCTGGTGAAAGCTGTATTGAAGAACATGTGTCTTGCTTGGTAAAACTGCAGATTAGAAGCACTTTTCACAAAGTTGAAGGTGGTCTCATGGACTTGTTGAAGAAGTGTTTGGAACTGGAAAATGGACGTTCCACCACTATTTTATCTGGGCATGTTGATCATTTTCAGAGCATTAAATCAGAGGATTCTGGCTGGGGTTGTGGATGGCGTAATATTCAAATGCTGAGCTCTCATTTGATAACACAAAGGCAGGAAGTAAGGAAAATAATTTTTGGCGGTTCAGGATTTGTTCCGGATATCCCATCACTTCAGAGATGGCTTGAGATTGCTTGGAAAAAAGGTTTTGATGCAGTTGGCTCAAATACATTTAACCAAAAAATTTATGGCACAAGAAAATGGATTGGAACCACTGAATGTGCTACCCTCTTCCGTTCTTTTGGGCTTCGGGCACGCATAGTAGATTTCGGTAGGAAGGAAATTCCAAGGACAGAGTTTGTGCAAACCAATGGTAGAGATAAGAGGAAAGTAGAACTTGTTTATGGACCAATGGACAAGTTTCTACTTAACAGACACCATGATGGTCCAAAAGCAAGAATCATCAAGCATGAGGACGGTAAAACTTCTAGTGTTCAGAATGGGAGTGAGAATGAATTGGACGCTTCCCTCATGGTAATCAATGATAACGTGCCAGATCATGATGAGCTTGGTACCCATCTGATGGGCATGACTAAAGGTCATCAAGTTCTTGTTGATTGGGTATGGAAATATTTTTCTGAGAAGTCCAACAAGATGGGAATTCCTCAACGTGTTATTATCAGTGATAAAAC CAGGCCATTGTACTTCCAGCATTTTGGCCATTCAAGAACAGTTGTTGGGATTCAAGTCCAAAGACAGCGTCCTGGGATTCCAGAACGATACTTCCTCATAGTTTTAGATCCTGGTCAT AGAACAGTGGAGTTAGAAAGTTCACTTAAGAAAAATGTTGGCTGGCAAAGATTTATAAAAAGAGGGGTACACACACTGAAGAAGCCCCAGTACCAG ctATGTTTTGTTGATCCTGGGATTGCACAAGTGGAGGAGATGGAGCAGCTCAAGACCATAGATAGTATATATTTTGAATCTTAG
- the LOC122646110 gene encoding uncharacterized protein LOC122646110 isoform X2, with product MFSSCPFCNQTIPLPELEWHANNHFVEEELSRDMELAKLIALAPEESPSSLANVKTHLLQDELARDMELAQLMALAPEDSSPRITDEHMNGEKPLSSVSGETLEATTSTSSGNTTDPGESCIEEHVSCLVKLQIRSTFHKVEGGLMDLLKKCLELENGRSTTILSGHVDHFQSIKSEDSGWGCGWRNIQMLSSHLITQRQEVRKIIFGGSGFVPDIPSLQRWLEIAWKKGFDAVGSNTFNQKIYGTRKWIGTTECATLFRSFGLRARIVDFGRKEIPRTEFVQTNGRDKRKVELVYGPMDKFLLNRHHDGPKARIIKHEDGKTSSVQNGSENELDASLMVINDNVPDHDELGTHLMGMTKGHQVLVDWVWKYFSEKSNKMGIPQRVIISDKTRPLYFQHFGHSRTVVGIQVQRQRPGIPERYFLIVLDPGHRTVELESSLKKNVGWQRFIKRGVHTLKKPQYQLCFVDPGIAQVEEMEQLKTIDSIYFES from the exons ATGTTTTCATCATGTCCCTTCTGTAATCAAACCATTCCCTTACCAGAACTCGAATG GCATGCCAACAATCATTTCGTAGAGGAGGAGCTTTCAAGGGACATGGAGTTAGCTAAACTCATTGCCTTAGCCCCTGAAGAAAGCCCTTCTAGCCTCGCT AATGTGAAAACCCACCTTTTGCAGGATGAGCTTGCGAGGGAC ATGGAGTTGGCCCAACTGATGGCATTAGCCCCTGAAGATAGTTCTCCTAGAATCACT GATGAACATATGAATGGAGAAAAACCATTATCTTCTGTTTCTGGAGAGACTCTGGAAGCTACTACCTCGACTTCTAGTGGCAACACAACTGATCCTGGTGAAAGCTGTATTGAAGAACATGTGTCTTGCTTGGTAAAACTGCAGATTAGAAGCACTTTTCACAAAGTTGAAGGTGGTCTCATGGACTTGTTGAAGAAGTGTTTGGAACTGGAAAATGGACGTTCCACCACTATTTTATCTGGGCATGTTGATCATTTTCAGAGCATTAAATCAGAGGATTCTGGCTGGGGTTGTGGATGGCGTAATATTCAAATGCTGAGCTCTCATTTGATAACACAAAGGCAGGAAGTAAGGAAAATAATTTTTGGCGGTTCAGGATTTGTTCCGGATATCCCATCACTTCAGAGATGGCTTGAGATTGCTTGGAAAAAAGGTTTTGATGCAGTTGGCTCAAATACATTTAACCAAAAAATTTATGGCACAAGAAAATGGATTGGAACCACTGAATGTGCTACCCTCTTCCGTTCTTTTGGGCTTCGGGCACGCATAGTAGATTTCGGTAGGAAGGAAATTCCAAGGACAGAGTTTGTGCAAACCAATGGTAGAGATAAGAGGAAAGTAGAACTTGTTTATGGACCAATGGACAAGTTTCTACTTAACAGACACCATGATGGTCCAAAAGCAAGAATCATCAAGCATGAGGACGGTAAAACTTCTAGTGTTCAGAATGGGAGTGAGAATGAATTGGACGCTTCCCTCATGGTAATCAATGATAACGTGCCAGATCATGATGAGCTTGGTACCCATCTGATGGGCATGACTAAAGGTCATCAAGTTCTTGTTGATTGGGTATGGAAATATTTTTCTGAGAAGTCCAACAAGATGGGAATTCCTCAACGTGTTATTATCAGTGATAAAAC CAGGCCATTGTACTTCCAGCATTTTGGCCATTCAAGAACAGTTGTTGGGATTCAAGTCCAAAGACAGCGTCCTGGGATTCCAGAACGATACTTCCTCATAGTTTTAGATCCTGGTCAT AGAACAGTGGAGTTAGAAAGTTCACTTAAGAAAAATGTTGGCTGGCAAAGATTTATAAAAAGAGGGGTACACACACTGAAGAAGCCCCAGTACCAG ctATGTTTTGTTGATCCTGGGATTGCACAAGTGGAGGAGATGGAGCAGCTCAAGACCATAGATAGTATATATTTTGAATCTTAG
- the LOC122646110 gene encoding uncharacterized protein LOC122646110 isoform X3, translated as MFSSCPFCNQTIPLPELEWHANNHFVEEELSRDMELAKLIALAPEESPSSLANVKTHLLQDELARDMELAKLIAFAPEESPASFPDEHMNGEKPLSSVSGETLEATTSTSSGNTTDPGESCIEEHVSCLVKLQIRSTFHKVEGGLMDLLKKCLELENGRSTTILSGHVDHFQSIKSEDSGWGCGWRNIQMLSSHLITQRQEVRKIIFGGSGFVPDIPSLQRWLEIAWKKGFDAVGSNTFNQKIYGTRKWIGTTECATLFRSFGLRARIVDFGRKEIPRTEFVQTNGRDKRKVELVYGPMDKFLLNRHHDGPKARIIKHEDGKTSSVQNGSENELDASLMVINDNVPDHDELGTHLMGMTKGHQVLVDWVWKYFSEKSNKMGIPQRVIISDKTPLYFQHFGHSRTVVGIQVQRQRPGIPERYFLIVLDPGHRTVELESSLKKNVGWQRFIKRGVHTLKKPQYQLCFVDPGIAQVEEMEQLKTIDSIYFES; from the exons ATGTTTTCATCATGTCCCTTCTGTAATCAAACCATTCCCTTACCAGAACTCGAATG GCATGCCAACAATCATTTCGTAGAGGAGGAGCTTTCAAGGGACATGGAGTTAGCTAAACTCATTGCCTTAGCCCCTGAAGAAAGCCCTTCTAGCCTCGCT AATGTGAAAACCCACCTTTTGCAGGATGAGCTTGCGAGGGACATGGAGTTAGCCAAACTCATTGCCTTTGCTCCTGAAGAAAGCCCTGCTAGCTTCCCT GATGAACATATGAATGGAGAAAAACCATTATCTTCTGTTTCTGGAGAGACTCTGGAAGCTACTACCTCGACTTCTAGTGGCAACACAACTGATCCTGGTGAAAGCTGTATTGAAGAACATGTGTCTTGCTTGGTAAAACTGCAGATTAGAAGCACTTTTCACAAAGTTGAAGGTGGTCTCATGGACTTGTTGAAGAAGTGTTTGGAACTGGAAAATGGACGTTCCACCACTATTTTATCTGGGCATGTTGATCATTTTCAGAGCATTAAATCAGAGGATTCTGGCTGGGGTTGTGGATGGCGTAATATTCAAATGCTGAGCTCTCATTTGATAACACAAAGGCAGGAAGTAAGGAAAATAATTTTTGGCGGTTCAGGATTTGTTCCGGATATCCCATCACTTCAGAGATGGCTTGAGATTGCTTGGAAAAAAGGTTTTGATGCAGTTGGCTCAAATACATTTAACCAAAAAATTTATGGCACAAGAAAATGGATTGGAACCACTGAATGTGCTACCCTCTTCCGTTCTTTTGGGCTTCGGGCACGCATAGTAGATTTCGGTAGGAAGGAAATTCCAAGGACAGAGTTTGTGCAAACCAATGGTAGAGATAAGAGGAAAGTAGAACTTGTTTATGGACCAATGGACAAGTTTCTACTTAACAGACACCATGATGGTCCAAAAGCAAGAATCATCAAGCATGAGGACGGTAAAACTTCTAGTGTTCAGAATGGGAGTGAGAATGAATTGGACGCTTCCCTCATGGTAATCAATGATAACGTGCCAGATCATGATGAGCTTGGTACCCATCTGATGGGCATGACTAAAGGTCATCAAGTTCTTGTTGATTGGGTATGGAAATATTTTTCTGAGAAGTCCAACAAGATGGGAATTCCTCAACGTGTTATTATCAGTGATAAAAC GCCATTGTACTTCCAGCATTTTGGCCATTCAAGAACAGTTGTTGGGATTCAAGTCCAAAGACAGCGTCCTGGGATTCCAGAACGATACTTCCTCATAGTTTTAGATCCTGGTCAT AGAACAGTGGAGTTAGAAAGTTCACTTAAGAAAAATGTTGGCTGGCAAAGATTTATAAAAAGAGGGGTACACACACTGAAGAAGCCCCAGTACCAG ctATGTTTTGTTGATCCTGGGATTGCACAAGTGGAGGAGATGGAGCAGCTCAAGACCATAGATAGTATATATTTTGAATCTTAG
- the LOC122646110 gene encoding uncharacterized protein LOC122646110 isoform X1: MFSSCPFCNQTIPLPELEWHANNHFVEEELSRDMELAKLIALAPEESPSSLANVKTHLLQDELARDMELAKLIAFAPEESPASFPDEHMNGEKPLSSVSGETLEATTSTSSGNTTDPGESCIEEHVSCLVKLQIRSTFHKVEGGLMDLLKKCLELENGRSTTILSGHVDHFQSIKSEDSGWGCGWRNIQMLSSHLITQRQEVRKIIFGGSGFVPDIPSLQRWLEIAWKKGFDAVGSNTFNQKIYGTRKWIGTTECATLFRSFGLRARIVDFGRKEIPRTEFVQTNGRDKRKVELVYGPMDKFLLNRHHDGPKARIIKHEDGKTSSVQNGSENELDASLMVINDNVPDHDELGTHLMGMTKGHQVLVDWVWKYFSEKSNKMGIPQRVIISDKTRPLYFQHFGHSRTVVGIQVQRQRPGIPERYFLIVLDPGHRTVELESSLKKNVGWQRFIKRGVHTLKKPQYQLCFVDPGIAQVEEMEQLKTIDSIYFES; encoded by the exons ATGTTTTCATCATGTCCCTTCTGTAATCAAACCATTCCCTTACCAGAACTCGAATG GCATGCCAACAATCATTTCGTAGAGGAGGAGCTTTCAAGGGACATGGAGTTAGCTAAACTCATTGCCTTAGCCCCTGAAGAAAGCCCTTCTAGCCTCGCT AATGTGAAAACCCACCTTTTGCAGGATGAGCTTGCGAGGGACATGGAGTTAGCCAAACTCATTGCCTTTGCTCCTGAAGAAAGCCCTGCTAGCTTCCCT GATGAACATATGAATGGAGAAAAACCATTATCTTCTGTTTCTGGAGAGACTCTGGAAGCTACTACCTCGACTTCTAGTGGCAACACAACTGATCCTGGTGAAAGCTGTATTGAAGAACATGTGTCTTGCTTGGTAAAACTGCAGATTAGAAGCACTTTTCACAAAGTTGAAGGTGGTCTCATGGACTTGTTGAAGAAGTGTTTGGAACTGGAAAATGGACGTTCCACCACTATTTTATCTGGGCATGTTGATCATTTTCAGAGCATTAAATCAGAGGATTCTGGCTGGGGTTGTGGATGGCGTAATATTCAAATGCTGAGCTCTCATTTGATAACACAAAGGCAGGAAGTAAGGAAAATAATTTTTGGCGGTTCAGGATTTGTTCCGGATATCCCATCACTTCAGAGATGGCTTGAGATTGCTTGGAAAAAAGGTTTTGATGCAGTTGGCTCAAATACATTTAACCAAAAAATTTATGGCACAAGAAAATGGATTGGAACCACTGAATGTGCTACCCTCTTCCGTTCTTTTGGGCTTCGGGCACGCATAGTAGATTTCGGTAGGAAGGAAATTCCAAGGACAGAGTTTGTGCAAACCAATGGTAGAGATAAGAGGAAAGTAGAACTTGTTTATGGACCAATGGACAAGTTTCTACTTAACAGACACCATGATGGTCCAAAAGCAAGAATCATCAAGCATGAGGACGGTAAAACTTCTAGTGTTCAGAATGGGAGTGAGAATGAATTGGACGCTTCCCTCATGGTAATCAATGATAACGTGCCAGATCATGATGAGCTTGGTACCCATCTGATGGGCATGACTAAAGGTCATCAAGTTCTTGTTGATTGGGTATGGAAATATTTTTCTGAGAAGTCCAACAAGATGGGAATTCCTCAACGTGTTATTATCAGTGATAAAAC CAGGCCATTGTACTTCCAGCATTTTGGCCATTCAAGAACAGTTGTTGGGATTCAAGTCCAAAGACAGCGTCCTGGGATTCCAGAACGATACTTCCTCATAGTTTTAGATCCTGGTCAT AGAACAGTGGAGTTAGAAAGTTCACTTAAGAAAAATGTTGGCTGGCAAAGATTTATAAAAAGAGGGGTACACACACTGAAGAAGCCCCAGTACCAG ctATGTTTTGTTGATCCTGGGATTGCACAAGTGGAGGAGATGGAGCAGCTCAAGACCATAGATAGTATATATTTTGAATCTTAG
- the LOC122646110 gene encoding uncharacterized protein LOC122646110 isoform X4, which produces MFSSCPFCNQTIPLPELEWHANNHFVEEELSRDMELAKLIALAPEESPSSLANVKTHLLQDELARDMELAQLMALAPEDEHMNGEKPLSSVSGETLEATTSTSSGNTTDPGESCIEEHVSCLVKLQIRSTFHKVEGGLMDLLKKCLELENGRSTTILSGHVDHFQSIKSEDSGWGCGWRNIQMLSSHLITQRQEVRKIIFGGSGFVPDIPSLQRWLEIAWKKGFDAVGSNTFNQKIYGTRKWIGTTECATLFRSFGLRARIVDFGRKEIPRTEFVQTNGRDKRKVELVYGPMDKFLLNRHHDGPKARIIKHEDGKTSSVQNGSENELDASLMVINDNVPDHDELGTHLMGMTKGHQVLVDWVWKYFSEKSNKMGIPQRVIISDKTRPLYFQHFGHSRTVVGIQVQRQRPGIPERYFLIVLDPGHRTVELESSLKKNVGWQRFIKRGVHTLKKPQYQLCFVDPGIAQVEEMEQLKTIDSIYFES; this is translated from the exons ATGTTTTCATCATGTCCCTTCTGTAATCAAACCATTCCCTTACCAGAACTCGAATG GCATGCCAACAATCATTTCGTAGAGGAGGAGCTTTCAAGGGACATGGAGTTAGCTAAACTCATTGCCTTAGCCCCTGAAGAAAGCCCTTCTAGCCTCGCT AATGTGAAAACCCACCTTTTGCAGGATGAGCTTGCGAGGGAC ATGGAGTTGGCCCAACTGATGGCATTAGCCCCTGAA GATGAACATATGAATGGAGAAAAACCATTATCTTCTGTTTCTGGAGAGACTCTGGAAGCTACTACCTCGACTTCTAGTGGCAACACAACTGATCCTGGTGAAAGCTGTATTGAAGAACATGTGTCTTGCTTGGTAAAACTGCAGATTAGAAGCACTTTTCACAAAGTTGAAGGTGGTCTCATGGACTTGTTGAAGAAGTGTTTGGAACTGGAAAATGGACGTTCCACCACTATTTTATCTGGGCATGTTGATCATTTTCAGAGCATTAAATCAGAGGATTCTGGCTGGGGTTGTGGATGGCGTAATATTCAAATGCTGAGCTCTCATTTGATAACACAAAGGCAGGAAGTAAGGAAAATAATTTTTGGCGGTTCAGGATTTGTTCCGGATATCCCATCACTTCAGAGATGGCTTGAGATTGCTTGGAAAAAAGGTTTTGATGCAGTTGGCTCAAATACATTTAACCAAAAAATTTATGGCACAAGAAAATGGATTGGAACCACTGAATGTGCTACCCTCTTCCGTTCTTTTGGGCTTCGGGCACGCATAGTAGATTTCGGTAGGAAGGAAATTCCAAGGACAGAGTTTGTGCAAACCAATGGTAGAGATAAGAGGAAAGTAGAACTTGTTTATGGACCAATGGACAAGTTTCTACTTAACAGACACCATGATGGTCCAAAAGCAAGAATCATCAAGCATGAGGACGGTAAAACTTCTAGTGTTCAGAATGGGAGTGAGAATGAATTGGACGCTTCCCTCATGGTAATCAATGATAACGTGCCAGATCATGATGAGCTTGGTACCCATCTGATGGGCATGACTAAAGGTCATCAAGTTCTTGTTGATTGGGTATGGAAATATTTTTCTGAGAAGTCCAACAAGATGGGAATTCCTCAACGTGTTATTATCAGTGATAAAAC CAGGCCATTGTACTTCCAGCATTTTGGCCATTCAAGAACAGTTGTTGGGATTCAAGTCCAAAGACAGCGTCCTGGGATTCCAGAACGATACTTCCTCATAGTTTTAGATCCTGGTCAT AGAACAGTGGAGTTAGAAAGTTCACTTAAGAAAAATGTTGGCTGGCAAAGATTTATAAAAAGAGGGGTACACACACTGAAGAAGCCCCAGTACCAG ctATGTTTTGTTGATCCTGGGATTGCACAAGTGGAGGAGATGGAGCAGCTCAAGACCATAGATAGTATATATTTTGAATCTTAG